A genomic region of Homalodisca vitripennis isolate AUS2020 chromosome 5, UT_GWSS_2.1, whole genome shotgun sequence contains the following coding sequences:
- the LOC124362461 gene encoding uncharacterized protein LOC124362461 — protein sequence MEKSTHSDKTEMASVSEQELVPEKERKRSKSEDSRGSSISSEMSSDLHKGARRRSKESAITEERSISQRISKAIEEEDAFLDYIKALPAMSNEKIEAYKKSQLPVYKRSTSEVAGGIEHLDNLYRLMEHLGQLRIQNSKLQERVKYLENIAQEDVAISQKVEQEMEVDENKQHSRNKRSTKCKSSHYGLRQTFMKSTTGA from the coding sequence ATGGAGAAATCGACTCATTCCGACAAAACCGAAATGGCCTCAGTTTCTGAGCAAGAGCTGGTCCCCGAAAAAGAGAGGAAACGGTCAAAGTCTGAAGATTCGCGGGGTAGCTCGATATCATCGGAGATGAGCAGCGACTTACACAAGGGTGCTCGTCGGAGGTCCAAGGAGAGCGCGATCACGGAAGAAAGATCGATCAGTCAAAGGATAAGCAAAGCGATCGAAGAAGAAGACGCCTTCTTGGACTACATCAAAGCTCTCCCAGCAATGTCCAATGAGAAGATCGAGGCTTATAAGAAATCGCAGTTGCCAGTGTACAAGAGATCGACCTCCGAGGTCGCCGGAGGTATCGAACATCTCGATAACCTCTACCGATTGATGGAACATTTGGGTCAACTCAGGATACAGAATTCTAAACTGCAAGAACGAGTGAAGTACTTGGAAAACATCGCTCAGGAGGATGTGGCCATCTCGCAGAAAGTGGAACAAGAAATGGAGGTGGACGAAAACAAGCAACATTCGAGAAACAAAAGGAGCACCAAGTGTAAGTCGTCGCACTACGGGCTACGTCAGACCTTCATGAAGAGCACAACGGGAGCGTAG